Proteins encoded in a region of the Rhodococcus sp. SBT000017 genome:
- the arsB gene encoding ACR3 family arsenite efflux transporter, translating into MSTTTDTAVVGKLSTLDRFLPVWIGVAMVVGLLLGRMIPGMDEALSTISIDGVSLPIAIGLLVMMYPVLAKVRYDRLDTVTGDKRLLIGSLVLNWVLGPALMFALAWLFLPDLPEYRTGLIIVGLARCIAMVIIWNDLACGDREAAAVLVAINSVFQVFMFAILGWFYLSVLPGWLGLDQTTIEASPWQIAKSVLIFLGIPLIAGFASRFFGERAKGREWYEEKFIPRIAPWALYGLLFTIVILFALQGDQITSQPFDVVRIALPLLVYFAVMWGGGYALGAAMGLGYERTTTLAFTAAGNNFELAIAVAIATYGATSGQALAGVVGPLIEVPVLVGLVYVSLALRKRFSPAPPVTTATKES; encoded by the coding sequence ATGAGTACGACGACCGATACTGCCGTAGTCGGCAAGCTCTCCACTCTCGACCGGTTCCTGCCCGTGTGGATCGGCGTGGCGATGGTCGTGGGTCTACTCCTGGGACGCATGATCCCCGGAATGGACGAGGCGCTGTCCACCATCTCCATCGACGGCGTCTCGCTCCCCATCGCCATCGGGCTGCTCGTCATGATGTACCCGGTGCTGGCCAAGGTTCGTTACGACCGCCTCGACACCGTCACCGGAGACAAGCGTCTGCTGATCGGCTCGCTGGTGCTCAACTGGGTCCTCGGCCCGGCCCTGATGTTCGCTCTCGCATGGCTTTTCCTGCCGGACCTCCCCGAATACCGAACTGGCCTGATCATCGTCGGGCTGGCCCGATGCATCGCGATGGTCATCATCTGGAACGACCTCGCTTGCGGGGACCGAGAAGCCGCCGCGGTCCTGGTGGCGATCAACTCGGTGTTCCAGGTGTTCATGTTCGCGATCCTCGGATGGTTCTACCTCTCGGTTCTGCCGGGATGGCTCGGACTCGACCAGACCACCATCGAGGCGTCGCCATGGCAGATCGCCAAGTCGGTCCTCATCTTCCTCGGTATCCCTCTGATAGCCGGATTCGCGTCTCGCTTCTTCGGCGAGCGCGCCAAGGGCCGGGAATGGTACGAGGAGAAGTTCATCCCCAGGATCGCCCCGTGGGCGCTCTACGGTCTGCTCTTCACCATCGTCATTCTCTTTGCGCTGCAGGGTGATCAGATCACGTCACAGCCATTCGACGTGGTTCGCATCGCACTGCCACTACTGGTGTACTTCGCGGTGATGTGGGGCGGCGGTTACGCCCTGGGTGCTGCGATGGGTCTGGGCTACGAACGCACGACCACCCTCGCGTTCACCGCAGCAGGCAACAACTTCGAGTTGGCGATCGCCGTCGCCATCGCGACGTACGGCGCGACATCCGGGCAAGCACTCGCCGGAGTCGTCGGACCACTCATCGAGGTGCCGGTACTGGTCGGCCTCGTCTATGTCTCACTCGCACTGCGCAAGCGCTTCTCCCCCGCACCACCCGTGACCACAGCGACAAAGGAGTCCTGA
- a CDS encoding three-helix bundle dimerization domain-containing protein, protein MSDNTSPSSHRAQPELLMPQALLSRTAERLAAEYEGIFSTQTVERYVFESYTALRRTSKIHTHLTTLAGKFAADRLTALAQSQGDAPKLVPEVLFICVHNAGRSQMAAALLEHHARGLVHVRSAGSAPTYEINPIVVQAMEEQGIDLGSEFPKPLTDDVVAAADVVVSMGCGDACAVYPGKRYLDWQLTDPDGKSLDEVRLIRDDLDVRVRELLTELTTTTVPA, encoded by the coding sequence ATGTCCGACAACACTTCTCCCTCCAGCCACCGCGCTCAGCCCGAACTACTGATGCCCCAGGCCCTTCTCTCGCGCACCGCCGAGAGACTGGCAGCGGAATACGAGGGCATCTTCTCCACCCAGACCGTCGAGCGCTACGTCTTCGAGTCCTACACCGCACTGCGTCGAACCTCGAAGATTCATACCCACCTGACCACCCTGGCAGGCAAGTTCGCCGCGGATCGCCTCACTGCACTCGCCCAATCACAGGGTGACGCACCCAAACTCGTGCCCGAGGTGCTGTTCATCTGCGTCCACAATGCCGGACGCTCACAGATGGCCGCAGCCCTGCTCGAGCACCACGCACGGGGACTGGTCCACGTCCGATCTGCAGGCTCGGCCCCCACCTACGAAATCAACCCGATCGTGGTGCAGGCGATGGAGGAACAGGGAATCGACCTGGGCAGCGAATTCCCCAAGCCACTGACCGACGACGTCGTCGCCGCGGCAGATGTCGTGGTATCCATGGGATGTGGCGACGCGTGCGCGGTCTACCCGGGCAAGCGCTACCTGGACTGGCAACTGACCGACCCCGACGGCAAGTCCCTCGACGAGGTGCGTCTCATCCGCGACGATCTCGACGTACGTGTCCGCGAACTGCTCACCGAGTTGACCACCACAACCGTACCGGCCTGA